A region from the Triticum urartu cultivar G1812 chromosome 1, Tu2.1, whole genome shotgun sequence genome encodes:
- the LOC125533043 gene encoding alpha-glucan water dikinase, chloroplastic-like — MAGSYAATALAAAGRCAPGFRAPAVDGPRTHRWAPPPTRFGAGRRLHAAVSSRHRRRVVAAASQNGGKFGLGANSELQVTVKPAGSAVEVELVATNAGGALALHWGALQQGRREWVLPARRPEGTKTVDDAALRTPFKSVRFCLL, encoded by the exons ATGGCTGGATCCTACGCGGCTACGGCGCTGGCGGCAGCGGGGAGATGCGCGCCCGGGTTCCGCGCGCCGGCGGTCGACGGGCCGAGAACGCACCGGTGGGCGCCACCCCCGACGCGCTTCGGCGCCGGTCGCCGCCTGCACGCGGCCGTTTCCTCCCGGCACCGCCGACGTgtggtcgccgccgcctcccag AATGGCGGGAAGTTTGGCCTGGGCGCCAACTCCGAACTCCAG GTTACCGTGAAGCCCGCGGGCTCGGCGGTGGAGGTCGAGCTGGTGGCGACCAACGCCGGCGGCGCGCTCGCGCTGCACTGGGGCGCGCTGCAGCAGGGGAGAAG GGAATGGGTGCTGCCGGCCCGGAGGCCGGAGGGGACAAAGACGGTCGACGACGCCGCCCTCAGGACTCCCTTCAAAAGCGTGCGTTTTTGCCTTTTGTAG
- the LOC125525455 gene encoding alpha-glucan water dikinase, chloroplastic-like, which produces MLSSEYQSGSSSTLKIEIDDPALQSIEFVLVDEAQNKWFKNNGENFLIHIRPGHQGQHSAPAATNQNFSSERVTRKNRDVMQLLSKHASSSTNVNKATEAAPHRNPTVLDLFLKSLQEKNGCQVLCKKVFKLGEKEILASMSEVQGKFKVHLATNHAEPLILHWALAKKAGEWKAPPPGVAPAGSTLLELACESSFSDAELDGLHYKVLEIELDADSYKGMPFVLRYNETWIKNNTSDFYLDFSRRTAKTSEQKDSSDAGKGTAKALLETIADLEGEAQKSFMHRFNIASDLVEQAKDAGQLGLAGLLVWMRFMATRQLIWNKNYNVKPREISQAQDRFTDNLESLYRTYPQYREMLRMILAAVGRGGQGDVGQRIRDEILVIQRNNNCMGGMMEEWHQKLHNNTSPDDVVICQALMDYMNSDLDIKVYWDTLNKNGITKERLASYDHPIHSEPNLTREQKEGLLRDLTNYMRSLKAVHSGADLESAIGTCTGYTSESQGFMVGVEVNPVKGLPSGFSELLKFVLDHIEDKSVESLVEGLLEARAALRPLLLGSTDRLKDLIFLDIALDSTVRTAVERSYENLNNASPQKLMYFISLVVENLALSTDDNEDLLYCLKGWNHALEMSNKSDSQWALYAKAFLDRTRLALATKGEEYHNILQPSAEYLGSLLGIEQWTLNIFTEEIIRSGSAASLSLLLNRLDPVLRNVANLGSWQIISPVEVAGYVVAVDQLLTVQDKSYDKPTVLVVKGVKGEEEIPDGVVAVLTPDMPDVLSHVSVRARNSKVLFATCFDPNIFSELQQNEGKVLSLKPGSVDINYREIAENELVSSSPDTADGQSAPSLSLAKKQFLGKYAISADEFSDEKVGAKSRNIAYLNGKVPSWVSVPTSVALPFGTFETALSDNTNKEVAQKLQILTDKLNQGEFGALNEIRNVLLNLTAPTDLVKELKEKMQGSAMPWPGDEGEQRWEQAWMAIKKVWASKWNERAYFSTRKVKLDHANLCMSVLVQEVVSADYAFVIHTTNPSSGESSEIYAEVVKGLGETLVGAYPGRAMSFVCKKDNLDSPKVLGYPSKPIGLFIKKSVIFRSDSNGEDLEGYAGAGLYDSVPMDKEEEVVLDYTNDPLITDCSFRNTILSNIARTGHAIEELYGSPQDIEGVVKDGKIYVVQTRPQM; this is translated from the exons ATGTTGTCTTCTGAATACCAGTCTGGTTCCAGTTCTACACTGAAAATCGAGATAGACGATCCAGCTCTCCAATCAATCGAGTTTGTTCTCGTCGATGAGGCACAGAACAAATG GTTCAAAAATAACGGCGAGAACTTCCTAATCCATATACGACCAGGCCATCAGGGACAGCATTCTGCTCCTGCAGCAACAAACCAAAACTTCTCATCTGAAAGGGTCACACGCAAAAACAGAGATGTCATGCAGCTCCTCAGTAAACACGCATCCAGTTCCACCAACGTAAATAAGGCAACAGAAGCTGCTCCACATCGGAATCCCACGGTTCTTGATCTCTTCCTGAAGTCATTGCAAGAGAAGAATGGTTGCCAAGTCCTCTGCAAAAAGGTCTTCAAACTGGGCGAAAAGGAGATCTTG GCATCGATGTCAGAAGTACAAGGAAAGTTCAAAGTTCACTTGGCCACAAATCACGCCGAGCCACTTATTCTCCACTGGGCACTCGCAAAGAAGGCCGGAGAGTGGAAG GCACCTCCTCCAGGCGTAGCACCTGCTGGTTCAACATTGCTTGAACTGGCATGCGAGAGTTCATTCTCTGATGCTGAACTAGATGGTTTGCATTACAAG GTTCTGGAGATAGAGCTTGATGCCGACAGCTATAAGGGGATGCCTTTTGTCCTCCGGTATAATGAAACATGGATAAAGAACAATACCTCTGACTTTTACCTTGATTTTAGCAGGAGAACTGCCAAGACTTCAGAG CAGAAGGATAGTAGTGATGCTGGTAAAGGGACTGCAAAGGCTTTGCTGGAAACAATAGCCGATCTAGAGGGAGAGGCCCAAAAATCTTTTATGCATAG ATTCAATATAGCATCCGACCTAGTTGAACAAGCAAAAGATGCGGGACAATTGGGTCTTGCTGGACTACTGGTTTGGATGAGATTCATGGCCACGAGGCAACTTATCTGGAACAAGAATTATAATGTGAAGCCACG TGAGATTAGCCAAGCACAAGATAGGTTCACAGACAATCTTGAAAGTCTCTACAGAACATATCCACAGTACAGGGAGATGCTAAGAATGATATTGGCCGCAGTAGGTCGTGGAGGTCAGGGTGATGTCGGTCAACGTATTCGTGATGAGATTTTGGTAATACAG AGAAACAATAACTGCATGGGTGGAATGATGGAAGAATGGCATCAAAAACTACACAACAATACAAGCCCAGACGATGTGGTGATTTGTCAG GCACTGATGGACTATATGAACAGTGACCTTGACATCAAAGTTTATTGGGATACTTTAAACAAAAATGGCATAACAAAGGAAAGATTAGCAAGCTACGATCACCCTATTCACTCAGAACCAAATTTAACGAGGGAGCAGAAGGAGGGTCTACTACGCGACTTAACAAACTACATGAGAAGCCTCAAG GCTGTTCACTCCGGTGCTGATCTAGAATCTGCTATAGGAACCTGTACAGGGTACACGTCAGAG AGTCAGGGTTTCATGGTTGGTGTCGAAGTGAATCCTGTAAAGGGATTACCATCTGGATTTTCT GAATTGCTTAAGTTTGTCCTTGACCACATTGAGGATAAATCAGTGGAATCACTTGTTGAG GGTCTCTTGGAGGCAAGAGCTGCGCTTCGCCCTTTGCTCCTTGGCTCAACGGATCGCTTGAAGGATCTCATATTTTTGGACATTGCTCTTGATTCTACTGTTAGGACAGCAGTTGAAAGGTCATATGAAAATCTGAACAATGCATCACCTCAG AAACTTATGTACTTCATCAGTCTAGTTGTTGAAAATCTTGCGTTGTCCACTGATGACAATGAGGATCTCCTATACTGCTTAAAG GGATGGAACCATGCCCTTGAAATGTCAAACAAATCTGATAGTCAGTGGGCATTGTATGCAAAAGCATTTCTAGACAGAACTAGACTTGCACTTGCAACCAAGGGAGAAGAATACCATAATATTCTTCAGCCTTCAGCAGAATACCTTGGTTCGTTACTTGGAATTGAGCAATGGACA CTTAACATATTTACGGAGGAAATTATCCGTAGTGGATCAGCCGCTTCATTGTCCTTACTCCTCAATCGTCTCGACCCTGTTCTTAGGAACGTTGCAAACCTAGGAAG TTGGCAGATCATAAGCCCAGTTGAAGTAGCGGGGTATGTGGTTGCCGTAGACCAACTGCTCACTGTTCAAGACAAATCTTATGACAAACCCACAGTTTTGGTGGTAAAAGGTGTCAAGGGAGAGGAGGAAATACCTGACGGCGTTGTCGCCGTCCTTACTCCAGATATGCCCGATGTATTGTCCCATGTCTCAGTTCGAGCAAGAAATAGCAAG GTATTGTTTGCCACATGCTTTGACCCAAATATCTTCTCTGAACTTCAACAAAACGAAGGCAAGGTACTTTCACTAAAGCCAGGTTCTGTAGATATAAATTACAG AGAGATTGCAGAGAATGAACTAGTTTCAAGTTCCCCTGATACAGCAGATGGTCAATCAGCACCATCTCTGTCACTAGCGAAGAAGCAATTTCTTGGAAAATATGCAATATCTGCTGACGAATTCTCTGATGAAAAG GTTGGAGCTAAATCCCGGAATATAGCTTACCTCAACGGAAAGGTGCCATCATGGGTCAGTGTCCCAACGTCAGTTGCACTCCCATTTGGAACCTTCGAAACAGCTTTGTCTGATAACACTAACAAG GAAGTAGCCCAAAAGTTACAGATCCTAACGGACAAGCTCAATCAAGGAGAATTTGGTGCTCTTAATGAAATCCGAAATGTTCTGCTGAACCTAACAGCTCCTACTGATCTG GTGAAGGAGCTCAAGGAGAAGATGCAAGGTTCTGCAATGCCCTGGCCTGGAGATGAAGGTGAACAGCGTTGGGAACAAGCATGGATGGCAATCAAAAAG GTGTGGGCCTCAAAATGGAATGAAAGAGCATACTTCAGCACCCGGAAAGTGAAGCTTGATCATGCCAACCTTTGCATGTCGGTTCTTGTGCAAGAAGTTGTGAGTGCAGACTACGCTTTCGTGATACATACTACCAACCCATCATCTGGAGAGTCTTCAGAAATATACGCTGAAGTTGTTAAAGGGCTTGGGGAGACCCTTGTGGGAGCCTATCCTGGTCGTGCAATGAGCTTCGTCTGCAAGAAGGATAATCTTGACTCTCCCAAG GTATTGGGATATCCAAGCAAGCCAATTGGCCTCTTCATAAAGAAGTCGGTCATCTTCCGTTCTGACTCGAATGGTGAGGACTTGGAAGGCTATGCTGGGGCTGGACTCTATGACAG TGTGCCTAtggacaaggaagaagaagtggTTCTTGACTACACAAATGATCCCCTCATTACAGATTGCAGTTTCCGTAACACAATACTCTCAAACATTGCTCGTACTGGTCATGCTATTGAGGAGCTCTATGGGTCTCCACAGGATATTGAGGGAGTGGTGAAGGATGGAAAGATCTACGTTGTGCAGACACGGCCACAAATGTGA